TCCTGGTCGACGGGGTCGATGTCCGCGACCTCGAGCCGACCCAGCTGTGGGGGCACATCGGCATCGTCCCGCAGAAGGGTTACCTGTTCAGCGGGACCGTTGCGAGCAACCTGCGCTACGGCAACCCGCACGCCACGATCGAGGAGTTGTGGCGGGCCCTGGAGATCGCCCAGGCCGCGGACTTCGTGCGCAAACTCGACGGCGGTCTCGAAGCACCGATCTCCCAGGGCGGCACCAACGTGTCCGGCGGTCAGCGGCAACGGCTGTGCATTGCGCGCGCGCTGGTCGCGCAACCACGGATCTACCTGTTCGACGACTCGTTCTCGGCACTGGATCTGCAAACCGACCGCCGGTTGCGCAACGCCTTGAAGCCGGTGACCCGTGACGCCACCGTTTTCATCGTGGCCCAACGGGTTTCGACGATCACCGACGCCGATCAGATCCTGGTCCTGGAGGACGGTCAGGCGGTCGGCCTCGGCACGCACGATGAGCTGTTGGCCGGCTGCACGCCGTACCGCGAGATCGTCCAGTCCCAATTGGGGGTGGACGCGGCATGAGTGACGAGGAGAGCCCCACCCAGCGGCCACCGGCCCGGCCCGCGCGTGGTCCGGGCATGGGGGTCGGCCCGGGAGAGAAAACCAAGGACTTCAAGGGATCCGCGGTCCGGTTGTTCAAACTCCTTGCGCCGCATCGGGCTTCGTTGATTGCGATCCTGCTGCTGTCGATCGGGTCAGTGGCCTTGAGTGTTGTCGGCCCGCGGGTCCTGGGGTTGGCGGTGGACCGCATCTTCAGCGGTGCGGTCAGCAAGGCCGTGCACGTACCCGCGGGCACCACCCAGCAGCAGGTGGTCGACGGGCTGCGGGCGCGAGGTGACAACACGTTCGCCGACATGGTCGCCAAAATGGAGCACTTCGTTCCCGGCGCCGGCATCGACTTCGGTGCCGTCGGGCGGATCCTGCTGATCGTGCTGTGTCTGTACCTGCTCGCGGGGGCGATGCAGTTCATCCAGGCGCGGCTGCTGAACTACGCGGTGCAGCAGACGATGAACCGGCTGCGCAAGGACGTCGAGGGCAAGATCAACGTGCTGCCGTTGAAGTACCTCGACTCGAGACCGCGCGGCGAACTGCTGTCCCGGGTCACCAACGACATCGACAACATCGGTCAGTCGATGCAACAGACCCTCAGCCAGTTGCTGGTCAACCTGCTGACAGTGGTCGGTGTGATCATCATGATGTTCACCATCTCGTGGTGGCTGACTCTCATTGCGCTGCTGGTGATTCCGGTGATCCTGGTGCTGACCGGCCAGATCATGAAGCGCTCGCAGAAGCTGTTCGTCGCCCAGTGGGCCACGACCGGTCAACTCAACGCCCGCATCGAGGAGACCTTCACCGCCCACGAGTTGGTGAAGGTGTTCGGTCGCGGCCCCGAGGTCGAGTCGGCGTTCAAGACCACCAACGACAAACTCGCCGACGTCAGTTGGAAAGCCCAGTTCATCAGCGGGCTGATGATGCCGATCATGATGTTCGTCGGCAACCTGCAGTACGTCGCGGTCTGCGTTCTCGGTGGACTGCAAGTGGCCGCCGGGTCGATGACGCTCGGCAACGTCACCGCGTTCGTGCAGTACACCCGCCAACTGACCCAGCCGCTGACCCAGTTGGCCTCGATGGTGAACCTCATGCAGTCCGGGGTCGCCAGCGCCGAGCGGGTCTTCGAGGTCCTGGACGCGCCCGACGAACCCGCCGACGCGCAGGGTCACCTGCCGCCCGTGCGTGGCAAGGTCACCTTCGAGGACGTGACCTTCGGGTACGACGCGGCGGCGCCGCTGATCCGCGACCTGAACCTCACCGTGGAGCCGGGGGAGACCGTTGCCATCGTGGGACCGACCGGCGCCGGCAAGACCACGCTGGTCAATCTGGTGATGCGCTTCTACGACATCGACAGTGGTCGGATCGCCTTGGACGACGTCGATATCGCCTCGGTGCCCCGTGCCGCGCTGCGATCACGCATCGCCATGGTGCTGCAGGACACCTGGCTGTTCGGTGGCACGATCCGGGACAACATCGCCTACGGTCGGCTCGGTGCCAGTGAGGACGAGATCATGGCGGCGGCCCGGGCGACCTTCGTCGACCGGTTCGTGCGGTCGCTGCCGGACGGCTACGACACCGTCATCGATGACGAGGCGGCGAACCTGTCGGTGGGGGAGCGTCAGTTGATCACGATCGCTCGGGCGTTCCTCGCGGACCCGGCGTTGTTGATCCTGGACGAGGCGACCAGTTCGGTGGACACCCGCACCGAGGTGATGTTGCAGGACGCGATGGCTGCGCTGCGGTCGGACCGCACCAGTTTCGTGATCGCGCACCGGCTTTCGACCATCCGTGATGCCGACACGATCCTGGTCATGGAAGACGGCAACATCGTCGAGCAGGGCGATCATGAGTCGCTGCTGGCCGCCGGCGGCGCCTACTACAACCTGTACATGGCGCAGTTCGAAGGCGCTGCCGTCACTGACGACGACGAGTCCATACCAGTCTGAGCAGTTCTCCACAGGTTGCCCAGTCGTCCGCTGCGCGAGTAGCCCAAGTTTGCCTACCGTTCCTCGCATGGACGATGCCGACATCATTCGCGAGGTGGCGCGCGCGGTCGCCACCATGGCGCAGGAGTTACGGGTCGAGAGCGCCAGGGTTTCTGAGCGCGCCACGGTCCGATGGTCGGGTTCAGCTGCAGCGCAATACCATTCGAAGATCCGCGAGCGCTCGGTTGACTATCACCGGCTCTCCGGAGACCTGGATCGGTTGCACGACACCCTGTTGTCCCACGCCCGTCACGTGCAGGACCACGAAGGTCTGCTCGACAGCGTCCTCAATGTCGCCAACCCCGTGAAGTTCTTGCTGCCCGGGGTGCGGCGTGACGGGCCGCATCCGCGAGGCAGACCTGACCTGGTGGGATGCTCTGGCCCGCGTCGGCGCCGATCGACGTACCTTCCTGGTCGCCAGCGCACACAGCGGATCTGCGACAGAGGTCCTGATCGCAGGAGGTCGCGAGCGCGACTACGACTCAGTGCGATTCACCCTTCCGCCCGGTTCTGGTCTGCCCACCCGGATCCCGTCGGCGCTGGTGTCCAGCGGACCGGCGTGGTCGCTGGTGACCGAGCTCATCGATCTGCAACTGTCCATCGAGACCGACGCCGGGCTGAGGTTCACCGATGGTGTGGCGCCGGGCGGCGAAGGCCCGGTCGGTGCAGCAGAGGCACTGCTCGTGGCCGAGGCGATACGAACCGGGGACCCAGCACGGGTCGATGCCGCGGTGGGGGTCGTGGGCTGGGAGCGAGTGCCACCGTGGTTGCGGGACTTCGCCTTTGGCGCCAGCGGACAACTCACAGTCAGCGTGCTGCGGCCCGGTCAGGTCGGTGCGGCCGGGATCGGTACTGCGCAACAGTTTCTCTCCGAAGGACTCCCAGGCGCCGCGGTGTGCGTGCTCAACGCCATCGCGTTGCGATCCGGATGGGGCCTGTTGTCGCCGGCCGGCCAGGGTGAATTGACCTTCGAGCCGGTGGCTGCGTTGTCGCTGCAAGCAATGTTGAACGCCATCTGTGATCCGATCTTCACGAGGGAAGCAGCGTGAGTGACATCGACACCCATCACCGGTTCGCCGGAATCCCGGGTGAACCGCGGCCGGTGACGCCAACGCCAGCGGCCGGGTCATCGGCCGCTGCCAGCGCCGGGTTCTGCGCCAGCACCGGAGGTTCGCAATCGGTGGCTGCCGATACCGCAGGCTTACGGACGGCGGCCGACCTGCTCGATCGCAGCGGCAACGTCGCGCGGGACACGCTGGTGAGCCTGACCGCGACCGTGCTGCGCCTGCCGGCGAGGGGTGCCATCCTGTCGCCTGGCTCCGCGGCGGATATCAGTTGCCAGGTGGCTGCACTGACCGTGGGGCCTACCGGCCTGGGCGCTTTGGTCCTGCACACCGAAGCGCTGGCTCGCCTCGTCCGGCTCAGCGCAGCTGCCTACGACGCGAACGAGGCGCTGACCCGGCAGCTGATGCAGCGAGTGCAGCAGGCCATGTTGCCGGTCAAGCTGACCTACGAACTGGTCGGCACCGCCGTCAACTGGCGCGCGCGACAGGTCGGTATCGATCGCGACATCATTCCGGGCACGGCGGGTCTGACCGGCGATCTCGTCCTGATGCTGCACACAGCACTCAATCCCGCAGGCATGGATCTGCTCAGCACCGAGCAGCAATTGACCGGGATTGTCTGGGCGGGCGAGTTGTTCGGGATGTTCCGCGACTCGACACCGTTGACCGTCAACCAGATCCCGTCACGCACTCCGACCGGCGCGGGTCCGAAGGA
The window above is part of the Branchiibius hedensis genome. Proteins encoded here:
- a CDS encoding ABC transporter ATP-binding protein; the encoded protein is MSDEESPTQRPPARPARGPGMGVGPGEKTKDFKGSAVRLFKLLAPHRASLIAILLLSIGSVALSVVGPRVLGLAVDRIFSGAVSKAVHVPAGTTQQQVVDGLRARGDNTFADMVAKMEHFVPGAGIDFGAVGRILLIVLCLYLLAGAMQFIQARLLNYAVQQTMNRLRKDVEGKINVLPLKYLDSRPRGELLSRVTNDIDNIGQSMQQTLSQLLVNLLTVVGVIIMMFTISWWLTLIALLVIPVILVLTGQIMKRSQKLFVAQWATTGQLNARIEETFTAHELVKVFGRGPEVESAFKTTNDKLADVSWKAQFISGLMMPIMMFVGNLQYVAVCVLGGLQVAAGSMTLGNVTAFVQYTRQLTQPLTQLASMVNLMQSGVASAERVFEVLDAPDEPADAQGHLPPVRGKVTFEDVTFGYDAAAPLIRDLNLTVEPGETVAIVGPTGAGKTTLVNLVMRFYDIDSGRIALDDVDIASVPRAALRSRIAMVLQDTWLFGGTIRDNIAYGRLGASEDEIMAAARATFVDRFVRSLPDGYDTVIDDEAANLSVGERQLITIARAFLADPALLILDEATSSVDTRTEVMLQDAMAALRSDRTSFVIAHRLSTIRDADTILVMEDGNIVEQGDHESLLAAGGAYYNLYMAQFEGAAVTDDDESIPV